The Rosa rugosa chromosome 3, drRosRugo1.1, whole genome shotgun sequence sequence AAAATTGGGTTGTAGCTACAACTACCATCAACACAAGTATTTTTCAATTGAAAGAGAGAACAAATTAAAAGCTAGAACAATAGCAGCTGAAACTTGGAAATAATAAACCCAAAAAGATATTGGAATCTAAATTCACACGGAAAACAGAGACCGAAATAAACTGAAAAGTGATCGTATAAAAAACATGACAGCAAGATAACGACAGAGGACCCATGTTAACAATAAAGCACAATATTCTCCTcaaccttcattatattaaccattacacatgtTAACAATAAAGCAGTACACCACCAAAAAAGAAACATGACAGCAATATAATGACAGAGGACCCATGTTGATGTTAATGTCTGACGTCTTATTTGGAGAATTGCATAAGAAAGAACAATATAAGAATGAAAGAAAGAGAGCAAAGTATAAGAACTGAACCTTCAGGAAAGCAAGCTGTTTTAATCCCATTTCAACTGCAAGCATACTACCAATGTTTCCTTCTCCAGTTAAATCATTCAAGTCCTGAACTAGTTTGTTTCTCTTGTCAGGATCATCATCACCTGTTCAATTCACGAAGTATTAAACCCTGGCTTAACTAATCCTATCACTACAGAAGAACCTGTTTTGCCAACAAGATCAACACCAAAGTAAACAGCAACACCCATATTAGAATCAAAACCCAATTCAATTAAAGTGTTGACCAATTTGGAGTGGTGGATGATATGAGACGTGTAAGACATATTTGGAGCTAAACTGATCAActaaccaaaacccaacaaaaccTTATAATAATTATTACCAAAAGTTCGATTTGGTGAGGACGGTGGATGATATGGGTGTTTCGGATTCGTTGTTTGAAACAGATCCTCGCAGTGAGGGTAAGAACTGTGGGTAAGTGAGGACGCATAACTCGGCGGTGCGCTGGCGGCGCTGGAGCTCTCCAATGGCATCGCAGAGGCGTCTAGGGTAGGCGATGAGGTCGGTGGTTTGCGGAGAGATGACGGCGATAGCATTGCGAAGAGGATGAGAGGGTTTAGGCTTGGCATCTGCGGAAGAGTagatgaaaacaaaataaacctCTTAAGATCTCATCTACATAATTAAGCAATATAAATCGAGTCACTGACATACCCATCTAATTCTGATTTGGATGAGAAAAAAGCCACCGCCAGTCAAGGCTCTTAGAAGCGAGCCCTCTGCCTATCCCGAAACGCCATCGTCTTCCCATCTCACCCCATTGGACGGCTTGAGAATCGAGGCCATCGTAGTCGGCTCCCTGTAAAGGTGGAGGATTTAGGGATTTAGAGGGTTGAAATTAAGTATGGAATTGGAAACTGGGGAGAGAGGGCCGAGAGAGGTTTCACGAGCCAGAGAGCTTTCGCGGAGGACTAAAAGATTCACGAGAGAGATCGAGGTTtcatgagagagaaagagaggagtttcGGGGAGGCTATTCGAGAGAGAGGGTTGAGAGATACAaagacctaggttttgtttttcttctctctttgttttctttgcacCACAATGTGGTGTGGCAATTAAACctagaaaaaaaattgtcaaagtTACTCACACAACAAAAACCTCACccaactgtcgtctgagtgtcgcactaaaaatcaaaatgtgAAATCATGGAGGGAAACATGGCGCCTACAGCATTTTAGCTCAAAATGTTGCCGCCCAGTTCCaagttcacacaacaaaaaATCTTAATTCTGTTGTATAATTTCTACAGCTTGCACTAAGCCTATCTAGAGGAAGACATTCAAGCAAGCTTCCTCAAACTTTGGTGCTCAGTTTTTCAATCATACAACGGAAATAGTGAAATCCGTTGTACCTAGCACCCCAAATTTCAGTGTTTCAAGAGGCAACCAAGACTCCAaagtggagggaaatctgccgctaaattTTTTAAGACTCAGACGACGGACAATACTTAATTCCGTTGTGCAATGTAGTTCTGATAAAAAAGTTATCACTTTATTGACATTCACACAATAGAACATCACTAATACCGTTGTACAATCGAgtttacttaaacacacaacgGATGATTTctgttccgttgtgtgattagtgttgtgtgatgcagtttttggtgtagtgaacaTTATCTAAAAGCATTAAGTAAATTGAACAATTGATTTAgctaaataaataacaagaaatatgtAGCTGTAATTCTAATACCAGTCACCTATCGAGATGTATATCTCTTGATAGGAGTAGGAACCTCATTGTTAAAGACCTGATTAACATAAGGGATTGTGATAAAGCTTAAGTCTCCTATCTGATAAACATAAAGTAAAACTaggactccttatgggatgagtccGGGATGAGGTTTTGGCCAATGTTCAACACTGCCTTTTGCATACATTCtcagccccattctgaagctTAATAGTGTTGAACCATAGACGCCTTTCTTCCATTGTGCAGCTGCTTGTTTCTGATCTTAGAAGATGTCTGCCTCAGTGAATGCTCTTGGACAAGCTGTGGTTGCAGGGATTGAAAGTGATTATTCCTACCAAGACTAGGAGGGCTTCTGGCATGGTGTGCTgcataattgttttttttttttggttctggtACGGGTTGTGTATTATGTTTGCCTAATTGAGGACCAGCCTTCTGAACTAGATAATGAGAGTACAAATGAGGATAGGAGGAGTGGTATAGCAGCAACAGGAAAGCCAAAAATGTCATTAGGTGTACTATGTCTGACACAGTGAAAGGGTCTATAGTGGAGCCCGAGTTAGCCATGGACTTTCTGGAGGAAATTGCAGACAAATATAGAGAGAGTGACAAGGCTGAAGCAGCTAGGTTGTCTAGAAAGTTCAATGAACTGAGTTTCTCTGGGAAGGGCAGTGTGAGGGAGCATATTATGCAGCTAATTGACATTAATTCTAGGCTCAGAGACCTAGACAAGGGAGTTAAagatgagcaggtagtgcatgTGGCACTTCATTCTCTGCCAAACACCTACAGCAACCTGAGAACTTCATAGAACGCCCTAGAGACCAAATGGAACCTGAACAAGCTAATCTc is a genomic window containing:
- the LOC133739364 gene encoding uncharacterized protein LOC133739364 — encoded protein: MPSLNPLILFAMLSPSSLRKPPTSSPTLDASAMPLESSSAASAPPSYASSLTHSSYPHCEDLFQTTNPKHPYHPPSSPNRTFGDDDPDKRNKLVQDLNDLTGEGNIGSMLAVEMGLKQLAFLKLQKEHSSHICRKEELCQRRGPDFSKLCCVSLRCLHQCASSGE